The nucleotide sequence GTGCTTCAGGGCCACTGCCCAGATGCGGCGCGCCACCCGGCCCATCACCGTGTACTCCGGGTCCATGCCGTTGGAGAAGAAGAACGACAGGTTGGGCGCGAAGTCGTCGACGTGCATGCCGCGGGCCAGGTACGCCTCGACGAAGGTGAAGCCGTTGGACAGCGTGAAGGCCAGCTGGCTGATCGGGTTGGCGCCGGCCTCGGCGATGTGGTAGCCGCTGATGGAGACGGAGTAGAAGTTGCGCACGTCGTGGTGCACGAAATATTCGGCGATGTCCCCCATCACCTTGAGGCTGAACTCGGTGGAGAAGATGCAGGTGTTCTGGCCCTGGTCCTCCTTGAGGATGTCGGCCTGCACCGTGCCGCGCACATTGGCGAGCACCCACTCCCGGATCTTGGCGGCCTCGGTCTCGGTGGGCTCGCGGCCGTTGTCGGCCTTGAACTTCTCCAGGTTCTGGTCGATGGCGGTGTTCATGAACATCGCCAGGATGGCCGGCGCCGGGCCGTTGATGGTCATGGAGACCGAGGTGCCGGGGCTGCACAGGTCGAAGCCCGAGTACAGTTCCTTCATGTCGTCCAGGGTGGCGATGGACACGCCGGAATTGCCCACCTTGCCGTAGATGTCCGGCCGCGGGTCGGGATCGTTGCCGTACAGGGTGACCGAGTCGAAGGCGGTGGACAGCCGCTTGGCCGGCATGCCTTCGGACAGAAGCTTGAAGCGGCGGTTGGTGCGGAACGCATCGCCCTCGCCGGCGAACATGCGCGTGGGGTCCTCGTTCTCGCGCTTGAAGGCGAAGGTGCCGGCGGTGTAGGGGAAGCTGCCGGGCACGTTGTCCAGCATCAGCCACTGCAGGATCTCGCCGTGGTCCTCGTAGCGGGGCAGGCTCACCTTGCGCACCGGGGTGCCCGAGATCGACCGGGTCGTGAGCTGGGTGCGGATCTCCTTGTCGCGGATCTTCACCACGTACTCGTCGCCGGCATAGGCCTTGCGCATGTCCGGCCACTGCTGCAGCAGGTGCAGGGCGTCCCTGTCCATGCGCGCCTTGCGCTTGCCCGCCAGGTCCAGGGCCGCCTCCGCCGCCGGGGCGCGCCCGGGCTTTTCGACCTTGAGCATGCGGGCGGCTTCCTGCAGCTGCTGGACCTCGCGCGCCAGCACGGCCTGTTCGCGGGCGCGCTTCTTGTAGCCGCGCACCGTGTCGGCGATCTCGGCCAGGTAGCGCGAGCGCGCCGCCGGCACGATGGACGCCTGGTTGGTGCTGTGGCGCACCGTCACGGCCGGCAGGCGGCCGTCCTGCAGCGCCACGCCCAGGGCCTGCAGACGGGCCTTCAGCGCCTGGTACAGGGCGGTGACGCCGTCGTCGTTGAAGCGCGCCGCCATGGTGCCGAACACCGGCATGTCCTCGGGCCTGCTGCCCCAGGCCTCCTGGTTGCGCTGCACCTGCTTGGCCACGTCGCGCAGTGCGTCCTGCGCGCCCTTGCGGTCGAACTTGTTGATCGCCACGAACTCGGCGAAGTCCAGCATGTCGATCTTCTCCAGCTGGCTGGCGGCGCCGAATTCCGGCGTCATCACGTACAGCGGGATGTCCACGTGCGGCACGATGGCCGCGTCGCCCTGGCCGATGCCCGAGGTCTCGACCACCACCAGGTCGAAGCCGGCGGCCTTGCAGGCGGCGACCACGTCGGGCAGGGCGGCGGAGATCTCGCTGCCGAAGTCGCGCGTGGCCAGGCTGCGCATGAACACGCGCGAACCGTTCTTCCACGGGCCGATGGCGTTCATGCGGATGCGGTCGCCCAGCAGCGCGCCGCCGCTCTTGCGCCGCGAGGGGTCGATGGAGATGACCGCCACGCGCAGGCGGTCGTCCTGATCCAGCCGCAGGCGGCGGATGAGTTCGTCGGTGAGCGAGGACTTGCCGGCGCCGCCGGTGCCGGTGATGCCGATCACCGGCACCTGGCGGGCCGCGGCCTGCCGGCGCATTTCCTGCGCCAGGGCCGCGTCGGCG is from Ramlibacter tataouinensis TTB310 and encodes:
- the icmF gene encoding fused isobutyryl-CoA mutase/GTPase IcmF, whose amino-acid sequence is MTDLSAEFKALASYRPTHKVRFVTAASLFDGHDAAINIMRRILQGMGAEVIHLGHNRSVDEVVTAALQEDVQGIAVSSYQGGHVEYFKYMVDLLRQRGGEHIQVFGGGGGVIVPAEIRELQAYGVTRIYSPEDGQRMGLQGMIGEMVMRCDKDLTALAPRDLAAIQGHGEMAWRALAQLITAIENSSADAALAQEMRRQAAARQVPVIGITGTGGAGKSSLTDELIRRLRLDQDDRLRVAVISIDPSRRKSGGALLGDRIRMNAIGPWKNGSRVFMRSLATRDFGSEISAALPDVVAACKAAGFDLVVVETSGIGQGDAAIVPHVDIPLYVMTPEFGAASQLEKIDMLDFAEFVAINKFDRKGAQDALRDVAKQVQRNQEAWGSRPEDMPVFGTMAARFNDDGVTALYQALKARLQALGVALQDGRLPAVTVRHSTNQASIVPAARSRYLAEIADTVRGYKKRAREQAVLAREVQQLQEAARMLKVEKPGRAPAAEAALDLAGKRKARMDRDALHLLQQWPDMRKAYAGDEYVVKIRDKEIRTQLTTRSISGTPVRKVSLPRYEDHGEILQWLMLDNVPGSFPYTAGTFAFKRENEDPTRMFAGEGDAFRTNRRFKLLSEGMPAKRLSTAFDSVTLYGNDPDPRPDIYGKVGNSGVSIATLDDMKELYSGFDLCSPGTSVSMTINGPAPAILAMFMNTAIDQNLEKFKADNGREPTETEAAKIREWVLANVRGTVQADILKEDQGQNTCIFSTEFSLKVMGDIAEYFVHHDVRNFYSVSISGYHIAEAGANPISQLAFTLSNGFTFVEAYLARGMHVDDFAPNLSFFFSNGMDPEYTVMGRVARRIWAVALKHKYGANERSQKLKYHIQTSGRSLHAQEINFNDIRTTLQALIAIYDNCNSLHTNAFDEAITTPTEDSVRRAMAIQLIINREWGLARNENPNQGSFIVDELTELVEEAVLAEFERIAERGGVLGAMETGYQRGRIQDESMHYEMLKHTGELPIIGVNTFRNPHGDPTPEKLELARSTEEEKQGQLRRLRDFHDRHAGEAPALLQRLQQAVIDNRNVFEVLMDAVRVCSLGQITSALFEVGGQYRRNM